GAGCAAAAACTTATAGCTAACTTCGCCTTTTCAAAAATATTGATTTCATGAATTTCCTTTCAGCAGAAAATATTACAAAATCATTAGGCTTACGCGTTCTGTTTAGCAATCTTACTTTCGGAATTAATCAGGGGCAAAAGGTGGCTTTAATTGCCAAAAACGGAACCGGAAAAACAACTCTTCTAAAAATACTTGCTGGAAAAGATGCGCCAGACAGTGGTTCAATTTCTGTTAGAAAGGATATCAAAATAGCATTTCTTGATCAGGAACCAGAATTACAAGAAGATAAAACAATTTTTGATGCTGTTTATGATGCTGAAAATCCTTTATTGAAAACCATCATGAATTATGAGTTGGCTCTTGAACACCCTGAGGATGCCAAGCGCTTGCAAAAAGCAATAGATCAAATGGATGCTCATCAGGCTTGGGATTATGAGCAGCGCATCAAACAAATTTTAGGTCAATTGAAAATATTTGACCTTCATCAAATCATCAGCTCTTTATCAGGAGGACAAAAGAAGCGCGTTGCTATGGCAATGGCTTTAGTCCAGAACCCTGACTTACTGATTTTAGACGAGCCCACCAACCACCTTGATTTTGACATGGTGGAATGGCTTGAGGAATACCTTGAATCGGAAAAAGTAACACTCTTAATGGTTACCCACGACCGTTATTTCTTAGACCGGGTTTGCAACCAGATTTTGGAACTGGAAAATGGTCAGTTATACTCGTACAACGGAAACTACAGTTACTTTTTAGAGAAGAAAGCTGAACGGGAAGCAACAACGGCTGCTACCATTGATAAGGCGAAGAACCTTTTTAACCGTGAACTGGAATGGATGCGCCGTATGCCCAAAGCCCGCGGAACAAAATCAAAAGCTCGCATCGATTCGTTTTATGAAACTGAAAAAGTCGCCAAACAGCGTTTGGAAGATAAAAAAGTCCAGCTCGACATTCAGATGAATCGCTTAGGGGGCAAAATACTTGAACTGCACCACCTCAAAAAGAGTTTTGGCGACCGCAGTATGGTTGATAACTTCAGCTACGTATTTAAGCGAAACGACCGCATTGGAATAGTTGGTGTTAACGGAGCGGGAAAATCCACTTTTTTAAAATTGTTAACTGGAGAGATAGCTCCTGAAGGTGGTAAAATTGTAACCGGAGAAACTGTAGTGTTTGGTTACTACAATCAGGACGGCATGAAATTACCCGAGGATAAGCGAGTTATTGAAGTGGTAAAAGACATTGCCGAGTTTATCCCTATGGCTAAAGGAAAGAGTCTTACAGCAGCTCAATTATTAGAGCGTTTTCTCTTCTCCGGAGACCAGCAATACACTTACGTTTCAAAATTATCAGGAGGTGAGCGCCGTCGTTTGTATTTATGCACCTTACTGATGAAAAATCCGAACTTTTTGATTCTCGACGAGCCCACAAATGACCTTGACATTATGACCTTGCAGGTTTTGGAGGAGTTTTTAGAAGATTTTCCGGGATGTTTACTGATTGTATCGCATGATCGCTACTTCATGGATCGACTTACCCATCACTTATTCATTTTTGAAGGAGATGGGGTTATCACCGATTTCAATGGAAATTACAGTGATTATCGTGATTACATGCTGATTAAAGCAGCGAATAAAAAGTCGGGGATTGAGAGTCAGAAATTAGAAGAAAAAAACAGAAAACAAGAGTTTGAAGAACAGAAGAAAGAGAATAAGCCTGCGGAAAAAGGACGCAAGATGTCATTCAAAGAAAAGCAAGAGTTTGAACAATTAGAGAAGGACATTGCAACACTTGAAAGTCGTAAAGCTGAAATTACATCAATTTTCGAAAACCCTTCAGCTAACTCGGATGAGTTGCACAAACTTTCGACTGAAATGGAAACAATTGTCGAATCATTGGAAGAAAAAGAACTTCGTTGGTTAGAGTTAAGCGAACTTCAGAGTTAAATTTCTTTCTTATTAGAAATTGCTTATATTTAGTTGGTGTGTACCAGCACTAACACCATGACTCCGTAGCTCAGCTGGTAGAGCAGCTGACTCTTAATCAGCGGGTCGAGGGTTCGAGCCCCTCCGGGGTCACTAATTACAAATATCCTTTAGCCCAAATCTACCCAAAACGAACATTTTGGGTATTTTTTTGTGTGTTCTAACGGTATCTACTCTATCAGCTCGGCCTGGAAAGAAGAGGAACAGGTGCACTAACCAAAGATGATCAGGTTAGATCATTTCAATTTCAAAGCAATATCTAACCGTTGTGCGGCATTATCCCAATTGATAATATTAAAAAGTGCATCAACAAAATCAGCCCTTTTGTTCTTATATTTCAAATAATAGGCATGTTCCCAGACATCGATAACCAATAAAGGGATTACTCCCCATTGCGTTAGTTTTTCATGATTTTCGCACTGTAAAATGGTTAATGAATTTGAATAAGGTTGGTAACCTAATATACCCCAACCATTGCCGTCTACATTTTTGGAAGTCGAAGCAATCAATAGTTTTAGTTTATCATAGCTACCAAAGTTCTTTTCAATTCGCTTCAATAAATCACCAGTTGGTGCAGATTGTTTATTGCTGAGATTTGTCCAAAAAATGGAATGGAGAATATGTGAAGAAAAATGAAAAGCCAATTTCTTTGTCCAGAAATCAACCGTTTCTAAATTATTTTCATCTAATGACCTTCTAATCATTTGAAGATCTTTATTAGCAGCCTTTACAGCCCCTCCATGATGAAATGTGTAATGAAGATGCAACGTTTCAGCATCCATATATGGCTCCAAAAAGTTTTCAGCATAAGGTAAAGTCTGTTGAATAAAAATTCCATTGGCATCTGCTAATTTGTCAATACCTCCATCACTTATGGAGGCTGCAAGCAATGAGTTCGCAGGCAAAATACTTGCACCACCAATTATTAAGCTGTTGTGTAAAAAATCTTTTCGGTTCATAGATTAATAGTTTTAAAATGATGGGTCCAATAGCGTCCTAAACGATAAAAAAGAAAGGGAAGGTATTTAACTCAAAGTTACCTTTGAGGTGCACAAAACACCCCCACCCTTTGATGGTAAACATAACGCTATTTTCTCAAATCATCTCCAAACTAGACCGCTAAAAATTAAACAGTTACCAGAACAAACCCAGGGATTATAGCATTTTTAAAGCCTACTATTTCTGCTTATTACAAAGTCTGGGACAGCAAGCGGACTTCAAACGGATC
Above is a window of Solitalea lacus DNA encoding:
- a CDS encoding ABC-F family ATP-binding cassette domain-containing protein — encoded protein: MNFLSAENITKSLGLRVLFSNLTFGINQGQKVALIAKNGTGKTTLLKILAGKDAPDSGSISVRKDIKIAFLDQEPELQEDKTIFDAVYDAENPLLKTIMNYELALEHPEDAKRLQKAIDQMDAHQAWDYEQRIKQILGQLKIFDLHQIISSLSGGQKKRVAMAMALVQNPDLLILDEPTNHLDFDMVEWLEEYLESEKVTLLMVTHDRYFLDRVCNQILELENGQLYSYNGNYSYFLEKKAEREATTAATIDKAKNLFNRELEWMRRMPKARGTKSKARIDSFYETEKVAKQRLEDKKVQLDIQMNRLGGKILELHHLKKSFGDRSMVDNFSYVFKRNDRIGIVGVNGAGKSTFLKLLTGEIAPEGGKIVTGETVVFGYYNQDGMKLPEDKRVIEVVKDIAEFIPMAKGKSLTAAQLLERFLFSGDQQYTYVSKLSGGERRRLYLCTLLMKNPNFLILDEPTNDLDIMTLQVLEEFLEDFPGCLLIVSHDRYFMDRLTHHLFIFEGDGVITDFNGNYSDYRDYMLIKAANKKSGIESQKLEEKNRKQEFEEQKKENKPAEKGRKMSFKEKQEFEQLEKDIATLESRKAEITSIFENPSANSDELHKLSTEMETIVESLEEKELRWLELSELQS
- a CDS encoding superoxide dismutase, with amino-acid sequence MNRKDFLHNSLIIGGASILPANSLLAASISDGGIDKLADANGIFIQQTLPYAENFLEPYMDAETLHLHYTFHHGGAVKAANKDLQMIRRSLDENNLETVDFWTKKLAFHFSSHILHSIFWTNLSNKQSAPTGDLLKRIEKNFGSYDKLKLLIASTSKNVDGNGWGILGYQPYSNSLTILQCENHEKLTQWGVIPLLVIDVWEHAYYLKYKNKRADFVDALFNIINWDNAAQRLDIALKLK